The following are encoded together in the Oceanobacillus zhaokaii genome:
- a CDS encoding MFS transporter: protein MSKSRSLLPLKTLFISYHASNTILISFLPLYLQFKGLNGTEIGWVLAVESFASILAPPFWGYLSDKYKTVKKILFICVIGLLIGSTIFFQMNTLPTILLMGAIFYFFASPVGGLTDSFAQRRANELNVSFGSIRMWGSVGFAISSLIVGEVLARFGIQNMIWPYLIFGTMALCILFPLKDVTVESEPVNFKDIRKIVTNKPFLLFLFVIVFITITHRINDYFMALYITELGGSEELVGQAWFVGVIAEAAVFALARFWFKKYRSLIFIIVASIIYTVRWFLYGIAEDPMHIIGLQFLHGLTFGVFYTASFEYVTRLIPKTLQSTGHLVFFSVYFGLSGVIGSLVGGGIMDAFGGSALYFAMGCLTAFGTVLLILYHVLPYGKENTIRETE from the coding sequence TTGTCTAAAAGCCGGTCATTATTACCATTAAAAACCTTATTTATTAGTTATCATGCATCAAATACTATCTTAATTAGCTTCTTACCACTTTATTTACAATTTAAAGGATTAAATGGCACAGAGATTGGCTGGGTGCTTGCGGTTGAATCATTCGCATCAATACTTGCACCGCCATTTTGGGGCTATTTAAGCGACAAGTATAAAACAGTGAAGAAAATACTATTCATTTGCGTGATTGGGCTTCTAATTGGAAGCACAATATTCTTTCAAATGAATACATTACCAACCATTCTATTGATGGGTGCAATCTTTTACTTTTTCGCATCTCCAGTTGGTGGTCTAACAGATAGTTTTGCACAGCGAAGGGCAAATGAGCTCAATGTATCATTCGGTTCAATACGAATGTGGGGATCTGTTGGCTTCGCAATCTCCTCACTAATTGTCGGTGAAGTGCTTGCAAGATTTGGCATTCAAAACATGATTTGGCCGTATTTAATTTTTGGAACGATGGCATTATGCATCCTCTTCCCACTTAAAGATGTAACAGTGGAATCAGAACCAGTAAATTTCAAAGATATCCGAAAAATAGTTACGAATAAGCCGTTTCTTCTCTTTTTATTTGTCATTGTTTTCATCACAATTACACACCGGATCAATGACTATTTCATGGCGTTATACATAACCGAGCTCGGTGGAAGTGAAGAATTAGTAGGACAGGCCTGGTTTGTTGGGGTTATCGCTGAAGCAGCAGTCTTTGCACTTGCAAGATTCTGGTTTAAAAAATATCGGTCATTAATCTTTATTATCGTTGCTTCGATCATCTACACAGTTCGCTGGTTCCTTTATGGCATTGCAGAGGATCCAATGCACATTATTGGTCTCCAGTTTTTGCATGGATTAACATTTGGTGTATTCTACACTGCTTCATTCGAATATGTGACTAGATTAATTCCCAAAACGCTCCAATCTACAGGCCACCTCGTATTTTTCTCGGTCTATTTCGGGCTTTCTGGTGTAATTGGTTCGCTAGTTGGGGGAGGAATTATGGATGCCTTTGGCGGTAGCGCATTATATTTTGCAATGGGATGCCTTACAGCGTTCGGCACCGTATTACTTATCCTCTACCATGTATTGCCATATGGAAAAGAAAATACGATAAGAGAAACAGAATAA
- a CDS encoding serine hydrolase domain-containing protein encodes MILEERIGKWVERYEENGYLNGSILIASNDNILLNKGFGMSNLEHAVPNKPTTRFRIGSLSKAFTSMAIYQLHEKGKLNIDDCIGKYLSNYPQGDKITIYHCLTNTAGIPNYTSFPDFWSKTMRLPMTLDQLIDSFKHHELNFEPGRRFEYSNSGYTLLTAIIEKISGMSYAAYVQEKICRPLGMNNTGCDDGIEIVSDLASGYSFWEKPIHSEYADLSFPLGAYGLYSTTEDLFLWNQGLKSSQLLNKELMEKMFTTNLSSYASGWMVSEMLGRKCIHHFGDISGYFSDFLRFVDEQVTVIFLSNMNVTPVTHLTEEMARVIFDEHVSLPLSNQPINFTNTELIAGKYYIANEESKILDITLKNSELYLTVPKMYGILYKFKLMPVSHNASETTFVTEMVNEQLIFHYSLSGEIASLEYKDYHDKKYIAHKHL; translated from the coding sequence ATGATACTAGAGGAACGAATAGGTAAATGGGTAGAAAGGTACGAAGAAAATGGTTATTTGAACGGTTCAATTTTAATAGCTTCTAACGATAATATTCTTTTAAACAAAGGTTTTGGCATGTCAAATTTGGAGCATGCTGTACCCAATAAGCCTACTACAAGATTTCGTATAGGCTCTCTTTCTAAAGCCTTTACATCAATGGCCATATATCAATTACATGAAAAAGGAAAATTAAATATAGATGATTGTATAGGAAAGTATCTTTCGAATTATCCACAAGGTGATAAAATTACAATCTATCATTGTTTAACAAATACTGCAGGGATTCCTAATTACACAAGCTTCCCGGATTTTTGGTCTAAAACAATGAGACTCCCCATGACTCTAGATCAACTGATTGATTCATTTAAACACCATGAATTGAATTTCGAGCCTGGTAGAAGATTTGAATATTCAAACTCAGGATACACATTATTAACAGCAATTATTGAAAAAATTTCAGGTATGTCATATGCTGCGTACGTACAAGAAAAAATCTGTCGTCCTTTGGGTATGAACAATACTGGCTGTGATGATGGTATTGAAATAGTTTCAGATTTAGCTTCTGGTTATTCATTCTGGGAAAAACCAATTCACTCAGAATACGCAGATTTGTCATTTCCTTTAGGAGCCTATGGTTTATATTCTACAACAGAGGATTTATTCCTTTGGAATCAGGGATTAAAATCATCTCAGCTCCTAAATAAAGAACTTATGGAGAAAATGTTTACAACAAACCTTAGTTCTTACGCTTCCGGTTGGATGGTATCTGAAATGTTGGGTAGAAAGTGTATACACCATTTTGGAGATATTAGTGGTTATTTTAGCGATTTTCTTAGATTCGTTGATGAACAAGTTACGGTAATTTTTCTAAGCAATATGAACGTTACTCCTGTAACACATTTAACCGAAGAGATGGCTAGGGTAATTTTTGATGAACATGTCTCATTACCTCTTTCTAATCAACCAATCAATTTTACAAACACAGAACTTATTGCTGGGAAGTATTATATTGCAAATGAAGAAAGCAAAATTTTAGATATCACTTTAAAAAATAGTGAACTATATTTAACAGTTCCTAAAATGTATGGGATATTATATAAATTTAAACTTATGCCAGTCAGTCACAATGCATCAGAAACAACTTTCGTAACCGAAATGGTTAATGAGCAACTCATATTCCATTATTCATTGTCAGGTGAAATAGCAAGTTTAGAGTATAAAGATTATCATGATAAAAAATATATAGCTCATAAACATTTATAA
- a CDS encoding carboxymuconolactone decarboxylase family protein, producing the protein MESRINYFKVAPRALEKIMELEMYARKTLIDKKLRELINIRVSQVNGCLYCLDMHTKSAKKLKVTDEQIDQLETWNEANLYSPKEKVAFELAENVTLIAEKGVSDELYHRVRQHYDEKEYVDLIMIINQINMWNRIGISMGNTVK; encoded by the coding sequence ATGGAAAGTAGAATAAATTATTTCAAAGTAGCACCAAGAGCATTAGAAAAAATTATGGAGTTAGAGATGTATGCTAGGAAAACGTTAATTGATAAGAAGTTGAGAGAATTAATCAACATCCGGGTATCGCAAGTTAATGGTTGCCTGTATTGTTTGGATATGCATACAAAATCAGCAAAGAAATTAAAAGTAACAGATGAGCAGATTGATCAATTGGAAACCTGGAATGAAGCAAACCTATACAGTCCAAAAGAGAAAGTGGCATTTGAATTAGCAGAAAATGTGACGCTCATTGCTGAAAAAGGGGTCAGTGATGAACTGTATCATCGAGTAAGGCAACACTACGATGAAAAAGAATATGTAGACTTAATCATGATAATTAATCAGATAAATATGTGGAATAGGATAGGAATTTCCATGGGGAATACAGTAAAATAG
- a CDS encoding DUF2179 domain-containing protein → MLSNALVMVIIIFAVNVVYVSLSTVRMILTLKGRTYIAAFVSLFEIVVYIVGLGLVLDNLNEIQNLIAYALGFGTGLIIGSIIEEKLALGYITVNVVSTNPDLQFTKKIRDKGYGVTSWSSYGMDGDRLSMEILTPRKYELRLYQTIQEIDPKAFIISYEPKRIHGGFWVKQVRKGKLMHPKKKVGDKQENSESSKKE, encoded by the coding sequence TTGTTAAGTAATGCTTTAGTAATGGTAATCATTATTTTTGCCGTCAATGTTGTGTACGTCTCACTGTCAACAGTGAGAATGATATTAACATTAAAAGGACGAACATATATTGCTGCATTTGTTAGTTTGTTTGAGATCGTTGTTTACATCGTCGGTTTAGGTCTCGTGTTAGATAATTTAAATGAAATTCAGAATCTGATTGCCTATGCTTTAGGTTTTGGAACGGGATTAATTATTGGTTCCATTATCGAGGAAAAACTTGCACTAGGCTACATCACAGTGAACGTTGTTTCTACCAATCCAGATTTGCAATTCACTAAGAAAATCCGCGATAAGGGATACGGTGTTACGAGCTGGTCTTCTTACGGCATGGATGGGGACCGCTTATCAATGGAAATTCTGACCCCTCGAAAGTACGAGTTAAGACTATATCAAACGATTCAAGAGATCGATCCAAAAGCATTTATTATATCTTATGAACCGAAGCGTATCCACGGTGGATTCTGGGTGAAACAAGTACGAAAAGGGAAGTTAATGCACCCGAAGAAAAAGGTTGGGGACAAGCAAGAGAATAGTGAAAGTTCCAAGAAAGAATAG
- a CDS encoding pentapeptide repeat-containing protein: protein MYNETAKNIREGLTADCSKCFGLCCTALNIIASSDFPINKPAGTPCMNLQSDYSCQIHSQLREKGFKGCTVFDCLGAGQVVSQVTFNGQSWRDNPKIGEKMFHVFPIMEQIHEMIAYASEALSYDISSALSDELIEKLKELQKLTKLDADELLSLDLIMYRFSLNELLTAASDSIREITIAKLPGTKKAKDYNHAGADWMGKKIKCKDLRATDFRGAYLIAADMRNTDLRAVNFIGADLRDADFSGADLSTSMFLTQMQINSAKGDVKTKLPSFIQRPSHWIN from the coding sequence ATGTATAATGAAACAGCTAAAAATATAAGAGAAGGTTTAACTGCTGATTGTTCTAAATGCTTTGGTCTCTGCTGTACAGCACTTAATATTATTGCATCGAGTGATTTTCCAATTAACAAACCCGCAGGTACTCCTTGCATGAATTTGCAATCTGATTATAGTTGCCAAATTCACAGCCAGTTAAGAGAAAAGGGTTTTAAAGGCTGTACAGTATTTGATTGTTTAGGTGCTGGTCAAGTCGTTTCTCAGGTTACTTTTAATGGTCAAAGTTGGCGAGATAATCCTAAAATTGGAGAAAAAATGTTCCACGTGTTTCCTATAATGGAACAAATCCATGAAATGATAGCGTATGCATCAGAAGCCTTATCTTACGATATTTCGAGTGCCTTGTCTGATGAGTTGATTGAGAAATTAAAGGAGTTACAGAAATTAACGAAATTGGATGCTGATGAATTATTATCTCTTGATCTGATAATGTACCGATTTTCGTTGAATGAGTTGCTCACAGCAGCAAGTGATTCTATTAGAGAAATTACTATTGCAAAGTTACCTGGTACTAAAAAGGCTAAAGATTATAACCATGCGGGGGCTGACTGGATGGGGAAAAAAATAAAATGCAAAGATCTGAGGGCAACTGATTTCAGGGGAGCATATTTAATTGCTGCCGATATGCGAAATACTGATTTAAGAGCGGTGAATTTTATTGGTGCTGATTTACGGGATGCTGATTTTAGTGGGGCGGATCTTTCTACCAGTATGTTTTTGACACAAATGCAAATTAATTCGGCTAAAGGTGATGTAAAAACAAAATTGCCTTCTTTTATACAACGCCCTTCTCATTGGATTAACTGA
- a CDS encoding Hsp20/alpha crystallin family protein: protein MDPFKQMTDWRKNLDNFFGENFWNEFDGIIKPTIPQINMYQSENEIMCIINIPGLNDLKQLNIYVDYSTLELSGTIDLQHVSGSVVKEEILQGVFEREITLPFPVRADKIKATYKNGLVFIQLHRLISDTSRRNKVNVLLLEDE from the coding sequence ATGGATCCATTTAAACAAATGACTGATTGGAGAAAAAATCTGGACAATTTTTTCGGAGAAAACTTTTGGAATGAATTCGATGGGATCATCAAGCCAACGATTCCACAAATCAATATGTATCAGTCGGAAAATGAAATAATGTGTATTATAAATATACCCGGTCTGAATGATTTGAAACAACTTAATATTTACGTTGACTATTCGACATTGGAACTCAGTGGTACGATTGATTTACAACATGTGAGCGGTTCAGTTGTTAAAGAAGAGATTCTGCAAGGAGTATTTGAACGAGAAATCACACTCCCTTTCCCTGTTCGCGCTGACAAAATTAAAGCAACATATAAAAACGGACTTGTATTTATCCAGCTTCATCGCTTGATTTCCGACACGAGTCGAAGAAATAAAGTAAATGTACTATTATTAGAAGATGAATGA
- a CDS encoding MOSC domain-containing protein, which yields MNEPYVHKIFINKVVQDSDNEIWLSKSGLATEESSDLDRAVMAYPIKHYTHWNDETEGDTMEAGAMGENLSTLEMDEYQVYIGDSYRVGDAIIQVSEPGSIENLPSPGSLRTGWYYRVLQEGKVNAGTDMELIERPYPEWSIAACNEVMHIYKDDLRTADDLAYCSLLSNRWKRALKKRLRGF from the coding sequence ATGAATGAACCATATGTACATAAAATATTTATTAATAAGGTAGTGCAGGACAGTGACAATGAAATCTGGCTTAGTAAATCTGGGCTTGCAACGGAAGAAAGTTCAGATTTGGATCGAGCGGTAATGGCTTATCCAATTAAGCATTATACTCATTGGAATGATGAAACTGAGGGAGATACGATGGAAGCAGGTGCAATGGGAGAAAATCTCTCGACATTAGAAATGGATGAATACCAAGTATATATTGGTGATTCCTACAGGGTTGGTGATGCAATCATTCAAGTTTCTGAACCAGGTTCTATTGAAAATTTACCATCTCCAGGAAGCTTGCGTACTGGATGGTATTATCGCGTGCTCCAAGAGGGAAAAGTTAATGCAGGTACAGATATGGAATTGATTGAGCGCCCGTATCCAGAATGGTCGATTGCAGCATGTAATGAAGTCATGCATATATATAAAGACGATCTGCGTACAGCTGATGATTTAGCATATTGTAGTTTACTAAGTAACCGATGGAAACGAGCTTTGAAAAAGAGATTACGTGGGTTTTAG
- the msrA gene encoding peptide-methionine (S)-S-oxide reductase MsrA, with translation MSNTNKATFAGGCFWCMVKPFDQWDGVHRVISGYTGGKLENPTYVEVKKGDTGHYEAVEITYDPAIISYETILDLFWKQIDPTDDGGQFQDRGDQYRAAIFYHDKEQQAIAETSKQELEKSGKFLKPIVTEILPAAVFYPAEDYHQDFYKKSAKEYEEDRAKSGRDEFIAEVWEK, from the coding sequence TTGTCGAATACGAATAAAGCTACTTTTGCAGGAGGTTGCTTCTGGTGTATGGTCAAGCCATTTGACCAATGGGATGGGGTTCATCGTGTTATTTCTGGATATACTGGAGGAAAATTAGAGAATCCTACATATGTAGAAGTAAAAAAAGGAGACACTGGCCACTATGAGGCAGTTGAAATTACCTATGACCCAGCAATCATAAGCTATGAAACGATTCTAGATCTTTTCTGGAAACAAATCGACCCAACAGATGATGGCGGACAATTCCAAGACCGTGGCGACCAATACCGCGCGGCAATCTTTTACCATGATAAGGAACAACAAGCAATAGCAGAGACTTCCAAGCAGGAGCTTGAAAAGAGCGGTAAATTTTTAAAGCCAATTGTTACGGAAATTCTTCCTGCAGCTGTATTTTATCCTGCTGAAGATTATCACCAGGACTTTTATAAAAAGAGCGCAAAGGAATACGAAGAAGACCGTGCCAAGTCTGGGAGAGATGAATTTATTGCCGAGGTATGGGAGAAGTAA
- a CDS encoding class I SAM-dependent methyltransferase has translation MESGETVRKFYDETVNYEWERLERHKVEFEITKRYLNRYIKPKDKVLDLGGGPGKYSLYLAELGCDVTLADLSDKNVAFALNKANEQGLAIKGLQVDGRDLSSIRDEQFDYVLCMGPMYHLKSEEDRAKTIRECLKKLKPNGIIFAAFISSYSFVWDYLIRNPEFILDNDRKSELNKIVDGKDFAGKGFSDNFYISPKNVLPFFIQFNLEKLHLLNSESFLYLREPELIGQKPEVINAWLDLAEQVCEREDLLSMAEHIMYIGKKLNKSSNNGAG, from the coding sequence TTGGAGAGCGGAGAAACAGTGAGAAAGTTTTATGACGAAACAGTAAATTATGAGTGGGAACGACTTGAACGCCACAAAGTAGAATTTGAAATTACCAAGCGCTATTTAAATCGTTATATAAAGCCTAAGGACAAAGTGTTGGATCTTGGTGGTGGACCGGGAAAGTATTCATTATACCTTGCTGAACTTGGTTGCGATGTAACGTTAGCTGATCTGTCAGATAAAAATGTTGCATTTGCTTTGAATAAGGCAAATGAACAAGGCCTTGCTATAAAAGGCTTACAAGTCGACGGACGAGATTTATCTTCTATTAGAGATGAGCAATTTGATTATGTACTATGCATGGGGCCAATGTATCACCTTAAAAGCGAAGAAGATAGAGCTAAAACTATAAGAGAATGTCTAAAAAAATTAAAGCCAAACGGAATTATTTTTGCAGCATTTATTTCTTCCTATTCATTTGTATGGGATTATCTTATTCGGAACCCGGAATTTATACTGGATAATGACAGGAAGTCAGAACTAAATAAAATAGTGGACGGTAAAGACTTTGCGGGGAAGGGATTTTCAGATAACTTTTATATATCTCCTAAAAATGTACTTCCGTTTTTCATTCAATTTAATCTTGAAAAACTTCACTTACTGAATAGTGAGAGCTTCTTATATCTTCGTGAACCAGAATTAATCGGCCAGAAACCTGAAGTAATAAATGCTTGGTTAGATTTGGCGGAGCAGGTATGTGAACGAGAAGATTTACTTAGTATGGCTGAACACATAATGTATATTGGTAAAAAACTGAATAAATCTTCAAATAACGGGGCCGGTTAG
- a CDS encoding gamma-glutamyl-gamma-aminobutyrate hydrolase family protein codes for MKPIIGVTPSMEVSQIRYSVMNDNIKAILQAGGIPVILPYLSKNEDLNQIANQIDGLYATGGDDIDPTLFGEEPHPKLGTIIPARDRFEIALTKKMLELKKPILGVCRGAQILNIAAGGDMYQDIYEQIDRNLLQHAQKAPRGYGSHFVDVLEGSLLHQLAGSRKLRVNSYHHQANRSVPTGFQISGYASDSVIEAVESTVHPFVLGVQWHPEAMAADTDETSWKIYRGFVAACVK; via the coding sequence ATGAAGCCAATAATTGGAGTTACTCCATCGATGGAAGTAAGTCAAATTAGATATTCGGTGATGAATGATAATATAAAAGCAATATTACAAGCAGGTGGGATTCCTGTTATACTGCCGTATCTTTCAAAAAATGAGGATCTGAATCAAATTGCAAATCAAATCGACGGACTGTATGCAACAGGAGGGGATGATATTGATCCAACCTTATTTGGTGAAGAGCCTCATCCAAAACTAGGGACAATTATTCCTGCCCGAGATCGATTCGAAATTGCGCTTACGAAGAAAATGCTAGAATTAAAGAAACCAATACTTGGAGTGTGCCGGGGAGCACAAATCTTAAATATCGCTGCTGGTGGCGATATGTATCAGGACATTTATGAGCAAATCGATCGAAATTTATTACAGCATGCGCAAAAAGCACCACGTGGATATGGCTCCCATTTTGTCGATGTACTTGAAGGATCTTTATTACATCAGCTTGCAGGCTCTCGGAAACTGCGCGTGAACAGCTATCATCACCAAGCAAACCGCTCTGTTCCGACTGGTTTTCAAATAAGTGGATATGCAAGCGATAGTGTTATTGAAGCAGTAGAGAGTACGGTACATCCATTTGTATTGGGTGTGCAATGGCATCCAGAAGCAATGGCCGCAGATACAGATGAGACATCGTGGAAGATCTATCGAGGGTTTGTTGCGGCGTGTGTGAAATAG
- a CDS encoding DUF2500 domain-containing protein, with the protein MSDPFFMDNLMFQIVPIFIGIIFVIVIGGILFSAFKGTGQWYKNEQSPKLSVPAKVKSKRADISRGTNMHHHDNDHYHSSSTHTSYFVTFEFESSDRSEFLVSGKEYGLLSEDDIGMLNFQGTRYLGFERKKVMKENT; encoded by the coding sequence ATGTCAGATCCATTTTTTATGGATAATCTTATGTTTCAAATCGTTCCTATCTTCATTGGAATTATTTTTGTGATTGTTATCGGTGGTATTTTATTTTCAGCTTTCAAAGGGACTGGTCAATGGTACAAAAATGAGCAGTCACCGAAACTAAGTGTACCAGCTAAAGTTAAATCAAAACGAGCAGATATTTCTAGAGGGACAAATATGCATCATCATGACAACGATCACTACCATTCTTCAAGTACACATACAAGCTATTTTGTTACTTTCGAGTTCGAAAGCAGTGACCGTTCGGAGTTCCTTGTTTCGGGTAAAGAGTATGGTTTACTTTCTGAAGATGATATTGGAATGTTAAACTTTCAGGGGACTCGATATTTAGGATTCGAGAGGAAAAAAGTAATGAAAGAGAATACTTAA